The following is a genomic window from Flavobacterium sp..
GACTTGTAGTGCCTACGAACAAACAGGAATTGATGCGATTTGGGAAATTATTTCCGAGTATTTTGATTTGGTAAAAGCAAATCATTATTTCGAAGAAAAACGTCAAAATCAAAACCAATTTTGGATGATGGAAACCATAAACGAACAATTGAAATCACACTTTTACAATCATTCGAATGTTATTCAACTCTTAGAAAAAAATAAAAAAGCCGTGCTAAACAATGAAATTTCACCTTTTGCAGCGGCTGTGAATTTGTTGGAACAGTATTTTAAGAATTGAAAATTAATTCAAGTAGACAAATAAAAGCACCAAATAATAAAATTATTATAAAGATTCGACTCTGAATGATATTACTTTTTGTTATTGCTTCATCTAATTCCTTTTTTCTTCTTACAGATACATTCCATTTGTTAAGTTTATACATAGAAAATGCCAGTGAAAGTAAAAGACAGAGATAGAAAAAAATTTCCCAACTTTTTGACTGAAATTGTATAATTGAAAGAAACATTACTATCTAATTAATTTAATATCTAAACACTTTTTACTGAACACTTAACACTCTATTCCTGCTCGTAACGTTCAATTTCTCTATCGTAGAATTCTCCAGCAATGGTAATTAAATGTTCCATTTCCGATTCTAATTCTTTTTCGTCTTCTTCTTCGATGTCTTCTAAAAATTCTACTTCATCATCTTTTAAATTGATTACAAATCGTGGATATTCTAAATGGATTACGAAAATATCTTCAGGAAAATCGGTATTATCTCCGATAACAAATTTTGGTAAGTTCATGTTTTTAAATTTAGTTGAGACAAGTCATGACTTGTCTGTACGTTATTAATTTTTAATCAGTTTTTTTGTCAAATAATTAAAGCGAATATACAAAAATATCGCTGCTGCTGTTAATCCAGCTAAAAGTCCAATCCAAACGCCAACGGCTTTTAATTCGGTTTCTAATCCTAAATAAATGGATATTGGAAATCCAATTCCCCAATACGCTACAAACGTAATATACATTGGAATTTTCGCATCTTGCAAACCACGAAGCGCTCCTAAAACCACCACTTGCAGGCCGTCAGAAATTTGAAAAACAGCTGCCACCAAAAGTAAATTAGCTGAAATTGCAATTACTTCTAAGTTTTCAGTTAGGTTTTTTACATCGTTGATGTCTACGAAAATGTATGGTAAAGTCGTATGTAAAGCAACAAATAGTAAAGCAAAAACAATTTCAATCACCACAGCTAATAAGAAAATTGATATGGCTACCTTTCTTAAGGTTACATAATCATTTAATCCTTTTTGGTTTCCAATACGAATCATAGCAGTTACGCTTAATCCCATCGCAAACATGAAAGTTAATGAAGCCAAGCTTAACGCAATTTGATTTGCAGCCTGACTCGTTGTTCCAATCATTCCACACAACCAAATGGCTCCAGTGAACAAAGCCACTTCAAAGAACATTTGCATGGCAGAAGGCATTCCAATTTTAATAATTTTTTGGTTGACTTCTTTCTTGATTTCTTTTAAGCTAAACCCTTTAAAATACGGATGGAATTTTGGTTTTAGATTCATTATGTAATGCATATAGCCTAACATTACAAAACGAGAAGCAATAGTTCCAATGGCTGCTCCAACGATACCTAATTCTGGAAAAATCCAAATTCCGTAGATAAGAAAATAGTTGATAACCACATTGGTGATATTTCCAATAATGGTTGCCCACATAGAATATTTAGTTTCACTCAAACCGTCTGCAAATTGTTTGTACGCTTGGTACATAATTAACGGAATCAACGAAAAACCAACTATATCTAAATATGGTTTTGCCATTTCTACAACAGCTTCGGGTTGTCCCATGTAAGCAATTAGTGGTTTCGAAAAGAAAATCAATGTAAACAATGCTACACCTAAAATCGTACATAAATACAATCCATGATGAAAAGCTGAACGACCGCCAGCGACATCATTTTTTCCATCTGATTCCGCTACTAAAGGTGTAATGGCTGTTGAAAATCCAATCCCTAATGACATCGCTATGAATACAAAGCTGTTTCCCAATGACACCGCTGCCAATTCGGTTGGACCTAATTTTCCGACCATAATATTATCTACAATTCCCACAACGGTATGGCCTAACATTCCTAAAATAATAGGATAGGCAAGTTTTAAGTTATAGGAAAATTCTTTGGTGTAGTCAGAAAAAGTCATTTTGGTAATTTTGAGGCAAAGGTAATAATTTGAAAAGGATTTAAAGAAAAAACCTGACAGGATTCAAAATCTTGTCAGGTTTAAATATTGTGAGTTGAATTTATTTTTTTATATGAGAATTTATAGTATCACTTTCTATAAGTCCATCTCGTAAACGAATGATTCTGTGCGCGTAAGCTGCAATATCTTCTTCGTGTGTTACTAAAATTACCGTGTTGCCATTGGCGTGAATTTCGTTGAATAAATTCATGATTTCCACCGAAGTTTTACTATCTAAGTTTCCAGTTGGTTCATCGGCTAAAATGATAGAAGGTT
Proteins encoded in this region:
- a CDS encoding MATE family efflux transporter gives rise to the protein MTFSDYTKEFSYNLKLAYPIILGMLGHTVVGIVDNIMVGKLGPTELAAVSLGNSFVFIAMSLGIGFSTAITPLVAESDGKNDVAGGRSAFHHGLYLCTILGVALFTLIFFSKPLIAYMGQPEAVVEMAKPYLDIVGFSLIPLIMYQAYKQFADGLSETKYSMWATIIGNITNVVINYFLIYGIWIFPELGIVGAAIGTIASRFVMLGYMHYIMNLKPKFHPYFKGFSLKEIKKEVNQKIIKIGMPSAMQMFFEVALFTGAIWLCGMIGTTSQAANQIALSLASLTFMFAMGLSVTAMIRIGNQKGLNDYVTLRKVAISIFLLAVVIEIVFALLFVALHTTLPYIFVDINDVKNLTENLEVIAISANLLLVAAVFQISDGLQVVVLGALRGLQDAKIPMYITFVAYWGIGFPISIYLGLETELKAVGVWIGLLAGLTAAAIFLYIRFNYLTKKLIKN